From one Solanum lycopersicum chromosome 12, SLM_r2.1 genomic stretch:
- the LOC138340572 gene encoding delta(12)-fatty-acid desaturase FAD2-like, with the protein MGGGGNMSTKIIEEKKNDIAKRVPSSKPPFTIGDIKRAIPPHCFERSLVKSFSFLIQDLILVYIFYYIADTYFHLIPTPYSYVAWTTYWIAQGCVGEGIWILAHECGHHGFSDYQWVDDTVGLILHSSLLTPYFSWKHSHRRHHSNTASIENDEVYKPRIKSKLRWYYKYLNNPLGRLLILAFTVTFAWPLYLLFNVSGKKYDRFASHYYPYSPIYTDRERLQIYISDVGIIATTYLLYRAIMMKGLAWVFCIYGVPLLIVNGLVVFITLLHHTHSSLPHYDSTEWDFLRGALATVDRDYGFFNKVFHNVTDTHVLHHIFPYISHHHAVEATKAIKPLLGEYYKFDDTPILKAMWRDINECIFVEKEKDKGIYWYKNEI; encoded by the coding sequence TTCCATCTTCAAAGCCCCCTTTTACAATTGGTGACATAAAGAGGGCTATCCCTCCCCATTGCTTCGAACGATCTCTCGTAAAATCATTTTCGTTTCTTATTCAGGATCTCATACTCGTCTACATCTTTTATTACATCGCCGACACTTACTTTCACCTCATTCCAACCCCATATAGTTATGTAGCATGGACCACTTACTGGATTGCTCAAGGTTGTGTTGGGGAAGGAATATGGATCCTAGCTCATGAATGTGGTCATCATGGCTTTAGTGATTACCAATGGGTAGATGACACTGTTGGTCTTATCCTTCACTCTTCACTTTTAACACCATACTTTTCGTGGAAACATAGTCATCGTCGTCACCATTCAAACACTGCTTCCATTGAGAATGATGAAGTCTACAAACCaagaattaaatcaaaactaaGATGGTACTACAAGTACTTGAACAATCCATTAGGACGACTACTCATACTTGCCTTCACCGTTACTTTTGCATGGCCTTTGTACTTGCTCTTTAATGTCTCAGGAAAAAAATATGATCGTTTTGCAAGTCACTATTATCCTTATAGCCCAATATATACCGATCGTGAGAGGCTACAAATCTACATTTCAGATGTAGGTATCATTGCAACAACTTATTTGTTGTATCGCGCTATTATGATGAAAGGGCTAGCTTGGGTTTTTTGTATCTATGGGGTACCCCTACTTATTGTGAATGGGCTTGTAGTGTTTATCACTCTTTTGCACCACACTCACTCTTCATTGCCACATTATGATTCAACTGAGTGGGATTTTCTAAGGGGAGCTTTAGCTACAGTGGATAGAGACTATGGTTTCTTTAATAAGGTGTTTCACAATGTTACGGATACACATGTCTTGCATCATATATTTCCATACATATCACATCACCATGCAGTTGAGGCAACAAAAGCTATCAAACCATTGTTGGGAGAATACTATAAGTTTGATGATACACCAATTCTAAAGGCAATGTGGAGGGATATAAATGAGTGCATCTTTGTGGAGAAAGAAAAGGATAAGGGTATTTATTGGTACAAGAACGAGATTTGA